ATAATCATACATAATAGGGGTAAATTTCTTTCTTATAATAAGTAGTTGAATTAGACCATTAATAAAAGTTGTTATTTTATTGTATAGAAGTTGTGTCGTTTATAGTATTTTAAATTACCCGTTCTATGAATAAGATCGTAAAAACAGGGGAGTCATTTCCGATAAATATTTAAACAAGAACTGGGAATTTTCCCAGGGAAATATGTACTAAAGATAAAAATGGATAAAGTATGCCAGTTTTTAGGTGAACGAAATATAAGTATACAGGAAGTTGGTTTTGCGACTGGTTATGACGATATCATCCGCTTTTACAGGGCTTTTAAGAAATATACCAAAATGACATCAAAAGAATATCGAATGAAATATTTCCCAATTGGCTAAATAGTAAAATTTATTGTAAT
This genomic stretch from Bacteroidota bacterium harbors:
- a CDS encoding helix-turn-helix transcriptional regulator, giving the protein MFKQELGIFPGKYVLKIKMDKVCQFLGERNISIQEVGFATGYDDIIRFYRAFKKYTKMTSKEYRMKYFPIG